Proteins found in one Arachis stenosperma cultivar V10309 chromosome 8, arast.V10309.gnm1.PFL2, whole genome shotgun sequence genomic segment:
- the LOC130945608 gene encoding uncharacterized protein LOC130945608, protein MSNNDTTKKQMESSKRPIEDEKPTKADEAEDQVVMPNKDTEKLKEKNNQPHSSKEVIQGKQQVGKSITPPLPYPQRFSKETKDQHFHKFLETFKKLEINIPLAEALEQMPLYAKFLKELINKKRSWLEKETVLLTEECSAVIQRGIPPKLKDPGSFVVSCTIGRMVLNKAPCDLGASINLMPLSLIRKLAIEELKPTRMSLVMADRSIKTPNGIVENLLVKVGEFIFPADFVILDTEEEGNNSIILGRPFLATARAIIDV, encoded by the coding sequence atgagcaacaatgacactaCAAAGAAGCAAATGGAGAGCAGCAAAAGACCAATAGAAGATGAAAAGCCAACAAAGGCAGATGAAGCCGAGGATCAAGTTGTGATGCCAAACAAGGACACTGAGAAACTCAAAGAGAAGAACAACCAGCCACACAGTTCAAAAGAAGTGATTCAGGGAAAGCAGCAAGTGGGAAAGAGCATCACACCTCCACTGCCATATCCCCAGAGGTTCAGCAAAGAAACTAAGGACCAACATTTTCATAAGttccttgagactttcaagaagctggagaTCAATATTCCCTTGGCTGAAGCACTTGaacaaatgcctctgtatgccaagttttTGAAAGAGCTTATCAACAAAAAGAGGAGTTGGCTTGAGAAGGAAACTGTGTTACTCACCGAGGAATGCAGTGCTGTGATTCAAAGAGGCATTCcaccaaaactcaaggatccaGGAAGCTTTGTAGTCTCATGCACTATTGGCAGAATGGTTCTCAACAAAGCTCCCTGTGACCTTGGTGCCagtatcaacctaatgcctCTCTCATTGATAAgaaagcttgccatagaagagcttaaacccaccaggatgtcaTTAGTCATGGCTGACAGATCAATCAAAACACccaatggaattgtggaaaacCTGTTGGTGAAGGTTGGGGAGTTTATTTtcccagcagattttgtgattttggatacTGAAGAGGAAGGAAACAATTCAATCATTTTAGGAAGGCCATTtttagccacagcaagagccatcattgatgtataa